DNA sequence from the Verrucomicrobiota bacterium genome:
GGTGCGCAAAACGACGCCACAACCAGAGTAGTTAAAGTTACGAAGTCAAATTAATTAACCCCATGAACCTTTGGAGGTCAAGTCCAGGGCCAAGGATCCATCAACGCTCACTGCGGTGACTAATCAGTCAAGGATTGGGCAATGAACGTTGGGCAGCAGCGGGCCATCCAGTTTGTTGGTCAGGATGGCGCAACCAATTATTGCGACCACTGACATTTTTACGGTATTGCCAAATGGCCAGACTTGCGCCACACTCATCCCGCAACGCCATTATTCAGCAAACCCAAACGGCCGAGTCACGGTGTATGGGGTTGATGGTTGGCAAGGTTTTTGTACACGTGGAATTTATGTCGGAAAACAGCTCTGACACCCAGTTTATCACGGCCACGGATCGGGATTGGGCGACGAAATTGAAGTCGCTGCAACCGACGCCGGGATACTGTATTTTCGTGGACATCGTCGGCTCCACGGCGCTGAAGGACAGCAGCATTTCCGAATGGTGCAAGTTCATTCATCACACGTTCAACAGCACGCAATTCCACATTCCCGTGCCCATCCAGCCGCTTAAAAGCATCGGCGACTGCCTGATGTATTACATCCCCGAGCCGCAGATGTGCGGTGAGACCCCGCTTTCATTGCTGGCCGGATTATACGGGCTGACCCGCCACACCGATGCCATCTTGCGCGATGTGCGCGTCTCCATCGGTTATTGCCAGGATGTCTATGCCGTTTCTTTCCTGCTGGGCATGCACGACTTTTATGGCAAGGACATTGATCTCACCTCGCGCCTGTTAGCCATCGCGCAGAGCAAGGAGATTTTGATGAACGAACCGTTTTACCAGCAGGTGCGGATGGAATTCAGCCACCACCAGAACTTCGAGCAGTACCCCTGCATGTTGGAAATTCAGGGGCCTTGGACCCAAACCATGAAAGGGTTCCGCCAGCCGCTCCGCGTTTTTAAAGTCCATCCTCCCGAGCTTCCCTAATCCCCCCAACGCCAACAGGGTCATTCAAAAAATTATGACCAGCAGATGCCAAGTCAGAAGCCAACTTTTGCAGAAATATTTTCGGGCACAAAAATAGGAAAATGGGACGGTTGCCAAGGGGATTCCATTTTCAACCGCCCCATTTTGATGGTTTGCATCGAGGGAGAGCAGGTTATTCAGGGACACTGATCATCCAGCGTTTGGCGCGGGTACGGCGGTCGAGGTAGGCGAGGAAGTCGAAGGCGGCGGATGCCGGGTCCTCCGGGATTTCGGCGGCGGGGATGGCGCGGGCAAGTTGTGCGATGCGGTAGCTGTCGTGGGTGCCTTGGGTGAGGTCGCGGGCAATCGCGCCCTGATTGACGAAGAGCAGGAACTTTTCCTGCCGGGTCCAAGGGTTGTTATTCATGGTCGTTAATTCGTGTTTTATGTTCATAATGTTTATCATTTCGGGGAACAGCCTAAACCAGGGGGTAGGACAAATACGGTCCTACCCCTCAAAAAAGTTTGAGAAATATTTTGAGGGGAAAAGCCCAATCTCACCATGCCCCGCATGGACGGTTGGGAGACCTTGGCAGCCCTCCGCCAGATCGTGCCCGGCATCCCGGTAATCCTCGCCAGCGGCTACGATGAAGCGCATGTCATGAAGGACGAGCACACGGAAAAGCCCCAGGCATTTCTGGGCAAACCATACGAATTGGATGCCCTGCGCAAAACCCTTGAACGCGTGCTGGGGCAGGCCAAAACGGATTCCTCTACCCCAACCTCGTAGCTGCCGAGGTAAGGAGACGGATCCCCTTTGCGTAGTCGCCGACGTCAGTCCGCGCAAATGCAGGCTCCTGCTTGCCCCTCTGATAATTGAGGCTAATGACACTCATAATACCACTTAATTACACCCTGTCATTCATAAAAAATCCCTCATAAA
Encoded proteins:
- a CDS encoding response regulator, yielding MPRMDGWETLAALRQIVPGIPVILASGYDEAHVMKDEHTEKPQAFLGKPYELDALRKTLERVLGQAKTDSSTPTS